A window of Maniola hyperantus chromosome 26, iAphHyp1.2, whole genome shotgun sequence contains these coding sequences:
- the LOC117994260 gene encoding zinc finger protein 93-like, with product MDSGRKKKEKPNSMKGERGKHMDNITTLFNHTNATPLRCQKDIGYGCCFCEKFCEKPGELKEHTRQTHQSDIHKIMRKKSLNQYHVKLDITGLQCNLCNTKIDNLDAMMHHLQEHKKDIHLDVNNHIMPFSFEGDELHCVICKAEFNKFKKLTEHMNKHYRNRVCDICGAGFINHKLFQIHSQIHKKGVFTCEFCKKVFDTSMKKRSHELSVHVHSQMISKCGYCNKKFKSRWSKEKHIASEHGVPLKEMKCKLCGKVFMTSNALRIHRRRDHLKERPYKCELCDFTSYESRCLRNHMLKHTGVRDFQCDICLKSYAKKKTLREHLRIHANDRRFKCQYCELAFIQKYSGHKKKEKPSAMKGEREKHMDNITTLFYHTNATPLRCQKDIGYGCCFCEKFCEKPGELKEHTRQTHQSDIHKIMRKKSLNHYHVKLDITGLQCNECNTEIDNLDAMMHHLQEHKKDIHLDINNHIMPFSFEGDELRCVMCKAEFNKFKKLTEHMNKHYRNRVCDVCGAGFINHKSFQIHSQVHKKGVFTCEFCKKVFDTSMKKRSHELSVHVHSQMVSKCGYCNKKFKSRRSKEKHIASEHGVPLKEIKCKLCGKVFLTANALRVHTRRDHLKERPYECQLCDFTSYGSSCLRNHMLKHTGVRDFQCDICLKSYAKKKTLREHLRIHANDRRFKCQYCELAFIQKCECYVYILEQGSCQRRLYLWCRVCGAHGRQRRAPSNATPPKMRRCRRSQRPCARVMADAVII from the exons ATGG ATTCCGGACGTAAGAAGAAGGAAAAACCCAACTCCATGAAAGGTGAACGAGGCAAGCATATGGATAACATAACGACCCTGTTCAACCACACCAACGCCACACCCTTGCGCTGTCAGAAAGATATTGGGTACGGGTGTTGCTTCTGTGAAAAGTTTTGTGAAAAACCTGGCGAGCTAAAAGAACATACAAGACAAACTCATCAATCTGATATTCACAAAATTATGAGAAAGAAATCTCTGAACCAGTATCACGTGAAACTCGATATAACTGGCTTGCAATGCAACTTATGCAACACCAAAATCGATAACTTAGACGCCATGATGCACCATCTTCAGGAGCACAAAAAAGATATACATTTGGACGTAAATAATCATATAATGCCATTCAGTTTTGAAGGTGATGAGCTACACTGTGTCATATGTAAAGCAGAATTCAACAAATTCAAGAAACTGACTGAACACATGAACAAACATTACAGGAATCGGGTTTGCGACATCTGCGGTGCGGGCTTCATTAACCATAAATTGTTTCAAATACATTCACAAATTCACAAAAAAGGGGTGTTCACTTGCGAATTCTGTAAAAAAGTCTTCGATACGTCGATGAAGAAACGGTCCCACGAATTATCTGTACATGTACATTCACAGATGATTAGCAAATGCGGGTATTGCAACAAGAAGTTCAAGTCTAGATGGAGTAAAGAGAAGCATATTGCCAGTGAACACGGCGTGCCTCTAAAGGAAATGAAATGTAAATTGTGTGGCAAAGTGTTTATGACCTCGAACGCTCTGCGAATACACAGGAGACGCGACCATTTGAAGGAACGTCCTTACAAATGCGAGCTGTGCGATTTTACATCTTACGAGAGCCGTTGTTTGAGAAATCATATGCTAAAACATACAGGGGTGAGGGATTTCCAGTGTGATATTTGCTTAAAGTCGTACGCTAAGAAGAAGACGTTGAGGGAACACTTGCGGATACATGCGAACGATAGGCGGTTTAAGTGCCAATACTGCGAGCTGGCGTTTATACAGAAGT ATTCCGGAcataagaagaaagaaaaacccAGCGCCATGAAAGGTGAAAGAGAAAAGCATATGGATAACATAACGACCCTGTTCTACCACACCAACGCCACACCCTTGCGCTGTCAGAAAGATATTGGGTACGGGTGTTGCTTCTGCGAAAAGTTTTGTGAAAAACCTGGCGAACTAAAAGAACATACAAGACAAACTCATCAATCTGATATTCACAAAATTATGAGAAAGAAATCTCTGAACCATTATCACGTGAAACTCGATATAACTGGCTTGCAATGCAACGAATGCAACACCGAAATCGATAATTTAGACGCCATGATGCACCATCTTCAGGAGCACAAAAAAGATATACATTTGGACATAAATAATCACATAATGCCTTTCAGTTTTGAAGGTGATGAGCTGCGCTGTGTCATGTGTAAAGCAGAATTCAACAAATTCAAGAAACTGACTGAACACATGAACAAACATTACAGGAATCGGGTTTGCGACGTCTGCGGCGCGGGCTTCATTAACCATAAATCGTTTCAAATACATTCACAAGTTCACAAAAAAGGGGTGTTCACTTGCGAATTCTGTAAAAAAGTCTTCGATACGTCGATGAAGAAACGGTCCCACGAATTATCTGTACATGTGCATTCGCAGATGGTCAGCAAATGCGGGTATTGCAACAAGAAGTTCAAGTCTAGAAGGAGTAAAGAGAAGCATATTGCCAGTGAACACGGCGTGCCTCTAAAGGAAATCAAATGTAAATTGTGTGGCAAAGTGTTCTTGACCGCGAACGCTCTGCGCGTTCACACGAGACGAGACCATTTGAAGGAACGTCCTTACGAGTGCCAGCTGTGTGATTTTACATCTTACGGGAGCAGTTGTTTGAGAAATCATATGCTAAAACATACGGGGGTCAGGGATTTCCAGTGTGACATTTGCTTGAAGTCGTACGCTAAGAAGAAGACGTTGAGGGAACACTTGCGGATACATGCGAACGATAGGCGGTTTAAGTGCCAATACTGCGAACTGGCGTTTATACAAAAGT GTGAATGCTACGTTTATATATTAGAGCAGGGCAGTtgccagaggcgtctttacctatggtgcagggtgtgcggcgcacacgggcgccagcgccgagcgccctctaatgcgacacctccaaagatgcgtcgatgccggcgatCTCAAAGACcttgcgctcgtgttatggccgacgccgtcatcatctAA
- the LOC117994259 gene encoding zinc finger protein 585B-like produces the protein MHINHGEPNNPGPSKTNEELNPKRTKTTDKSEMDQHKNNITVVIQNTNATPFQRHGEIGYTCYFCKNDYLNPKDLKKHTIETHNDDDIEEICKGKPLRYYLVKLDITDLACRICDEEIYTLKELFDHLESHGKIIYRDINNRIIPFRFDNEKHKCTICSVEFSKFKRLHDHLNTHFRNYICKFCSTGFITLGMLSSHEASHKIGVYECGYCDKKFNTDKNKKVHETVMHADVPKDAKRKSKKQEKDECTANDTKGESKKQTIGEESDESTEIDTDPIKSAESGQKGVREKHRENIFVVVANTNATPFGKCNDTGYGCQFCAQKYFNPKDLKEHTLKTHASKDSLSICKRVDSYIVKLDITNLVCKICNNSIEVWDKLFNHLESHGKAIHRDVNNHIIPFQFDGDRLVCAVCPRVFNKFKLLRQHMNVHFSNYTCDVCYVGFITERMRTAHMQCHKTGVFKCSFCEKSFTTHRNKKAHENMVHVNLNYASTCGFCKEKFKTYKQKHDHLSAAHGITRKQVSCSACNRSFESQAKLTNHVKRDHLLERLYKCDECDQAFFSKVDLGRHFVKHSGLKQFECNLCMKAFFYRKSLREHMRIHTNDKRFKCDRCGKAFIQKWNWLGHMRRKHCVEITDKVVSIIGQ, from the exons ATGCATATAAACCATG GTGAACCAAACAACCCCGGCCCAAGCAAAACCAACGAAGAACTTAATCCCAAACGAACGAAAACAACAGATAAATCGGAAATGGACCAACACAAGAATAATATTACAGTCGTAATACAAAACACAAATGCAACGCCCTTCCAAAGACACGGCGAAATCGGATATACTTGTTATTTCTGCAAAAACGACTATTTAAATCCGAAAGACTTGAAAAAACATACAATTGAAACCCATAACGATGATGATATTGAGGAAATTTGTAAAGGAAAACCTTTGCGTTACTACCTAGTGAAATTAGACATAACAGATTTAGCTTGTCGTATTTGCGATGAAGAAATATACACTCTCAAAGAATTGTTTGACCACCTAGAAAGTCACGGCAAAATAATATACAGGGatataaataatagaataataccTTTCAGATTCGACAATGAAAAACATAAATGTACGATTTGCTCGGTTGaatttagtaaattcaaacGGTTACACGACCACCTCAACACCCACTTTAGGAATTATATTTGTAAATTCTGTAGCACTGGGTTTATTACACTGGGTATGCTATCTTCGCATGAAGCGAGCCATAAAATTGGCGTATACGAATGCGGTTATTGTGACAAAAAATTCAATAcggacaaaaataaaaaggtgcACGAAACTGTTATGCATGCAGATGTCCCAAAGGATGCGAAAAGGAAGAGcaaaaaacaagaaaaagatGAGTGTACCGCAAACGATACTAAAGGAGAATCGAAGAAACAAACCATAGGTGAAGAATCTGATGAATCTACTGAAATAGATACAGATCCAATTAAATCTGCAGAATCGGGTCAAAAGGGAGTAAGAGAAAAGCATCGTGAAAACATATTTGTTGTAGTAGCGAATACGAACGCAACGCCTTTCGGTAAATGTAACGATACTGGATACGGCTGTCAGTTCTGCgcacaaaaatatttcaacccTAAAGATTTAAAGGAACACACATTAAAAACTCATGCGAGCAAAGATTCTTTAAGCATTTGTAAACGTGTGGACTCATATATTGTTAAACTAGACATAACGAATTTAGTTTGCAAGATTTGCAATAATAGTATCGAAGTTTGGGATAAATTGTTCAACCATTTGGAAAGCCACGGTAAAGCTATCCACAGAGACGTTAACAATCACATCATACCGTTTCAATTTGATGGCGACAGACTGGTCTGCGCAGTTTGCCCCAGAGTTTTCAACAAATTTAAACTCCTCCGCCAACATATGAATGTCCACTTCAGTAACTACACTTGCGATGTTTGCTATGTCGGTTTCATCACTGAGAGAATGCGAACCGCTCATATGCAATGCCATAAAACCGGCGTATTCAAATGCAGCTTCTGTGAAAAAAGTTTTACTACCCACAGAAACAAGAAGGCTCACGAAAACATGGTGCACGTTAACTTAAACTATGCGAGTACTTGCGGATTTTGTAAGGAGAAATTCAAGACTTACAAGCAAAAGCATGACCATTTATCCGCTGCGCATGGCATCACCCGGAAACAAGTTAGCTGTTCAGCTTGTAACAGGTCCTTCGAGAGTCAAGCTAAGCTGACGAATCATGTCAAAAGAGATCACCTATTGGAGCGTCTTTATAAATGTGACGAATGTGATCAAGCGTTCTTCAGTAAAGTTGATTTAGGACGGCATTTTGTGAAGCATAGTGGTTTGAAACAATTCGAATGTAATTTGTGCATGAAAGCCTTTTTCTATAGGAAATCTTTGAGGGAGCATATGCGTATTCATACGAACGATAAGCGATTCAAATGCGATCGGTGTGGGAAGGCATTTATTCAGAAATGGAATTGGCTGGGTCATATGCGCAGGAAGCATTGTGTCGAAATTACTGATAAAGTCGTGTCCATAATAGGTCAATAA
- the LOC138404143 gene encoding PR domain zinc finger protein 5-like, with the protein MKKVDSSTSLDNMCHFFIGPLQERLKKPVRAPNSNQSKQDEKAKHQDNITTLCKYTNATPIRCERDSRYGCCFCVKLFQEPAELKKHNIETHSSDVNTLLNHKKMIDYVIKLDITGLKCNLCALEIDSLDEIMQHLKEHNKLIHTDINNQIFPFSFEDEELKCAICKTDFNTFRKLFQHMHTHYRHHICEICAAGFITKRSYEAHYEIHKKGVFYCKFCQKVFDTMSRKRSHESGVHRNSNRAMCRFCGERFSNSSKKEKHISSVHNVRVREIKCKQCEKVLPSMEALRVHTKRDHLLERPFECEYCDERFFRRGDMQNHMVKHTGSREFQCNVCDKKFGRKTTLTEHMRTHKDDRLRRIKCVRSNNEGEVSIYLEY; encoded by the coding sequence ATGAAGAAAGTGGACTCATCAACTTCATTGGATAACATGTGTCATTTCTTTATAGGCCCACTGCAAGAGAGACTTAAAAAGCCCGTGAGAGCTCCAAACTCGAACCAATCCAAACAAGACGAGAAAGCCAAACATCAGGATAACATTACAACTCTCTGCAAATATACAAACGCGACGCCAATACGTTGCGAAAGAGATTCGAGGTACGGATGCTGTTTTTGCGTTAAACTATTCCAAGAACCGGCTGAACTCAAAAAACATAACATCGAAACGCATTCATCAGACGTAAATACGTTACTGAATCATAAAAAAATGATCGATTACGTAATCAAATTGGACATTACAGGATTGAAATGCAATCTGTGCGCTCTAGAAATAGACAGTTTAGACGAAATTATGCAACATCTCAAGGAACACAACAAACTTATTCACACGGATATCAATAATCAGATATTCCCGTTCAGTTTCGAAGACGAGGAATTGAAGTGTGCGATTTGTAAAACTGATTTCAACACGTTCCGAAAATTGTTCCAACATATGCACACGCATTATAGACACCACATTTGCGAGATTTGCGCCGCTGGGTTCATCACCAAGAGGTCGTACGAGGCTCATTACGAAATACACAAGAAAGGTGTTTTCTATTGTAAATTCTGTCAGAAAGTATTCGACACTATGAGCAGAAAGAGATCCCACGAATCAGGTGTCCATAGAAATTCCAATAGAGCTATGTGCCGTTTCTGTGGCGAGAGATTCAGCAACTCCAGTAAGAAGGAGAAGCATATATCCAGCGTGCATAATGTGCGTGTGCGAGAGATAAAATGTAAGCAGTGTGAAAAAGTTTTGCCAAGTATGGAAGCTTTGAGAGTGCATACGAAACGTGATCATTTATTGGAGAGGCCTTTCGAATGTGAGTATTGCGATGAGAGATTCTTCCGTCGGGGTGACATGCAGAATCATATGGTGAAGCACACGGGCAGCAGGGAGTTCCAGTGTAATGTGTGTGACAAGAAATTCGGCAGGAAGACAACACTGACAGAACATATGCGCACTCACAAGGATGACAGGCTGAGGCGTATTAAGTGCGTGCGTTCGAACAACGAGGGCGAAGTCTCAATATACCTAGAATATTAG
- the LOC138404144 gene encoding PR domain zinc finger protein 5-like, with protein MPSLEDMMPHLKDHKKEIHLDIKNQIMPFNFNNEELKCAVCEQEFDVFETLVEHMHLHYRNYVCKNCPAGFINEKYYLDHIVLHAKGEFKCKDYRGKKVTVQKKKISNNPKKRERSKHMDNITTLFNHTNATPLRCQKDIGYGCCFCEKFCEKPGELKEHTRQTHQSDIHKIMRKKSLNDYHVKLDITGLQCNECSTKIDNLEDMMRHLQEHSKNIHWDINNHIMPFSFDDDELRCVMCKAEFNKFKKLNEHMNKHYRNRVCDVCGAGFINERTFRKHSIQVHKKGVFACKFCEKVFDTIGKKRSHESSVHIHSQMLNKCGYCNKKFKSHRNKEKHISSAHGVRIKEIKCKLCGKVCLTANALRVHTRRDHLKERNYQCHLCDFSSYGNSCLQSHMLKHTGVRDFQCDICLKSYAKKKTLKEHMRIHADDRRFKCEYCGLAFIQKCSLKGHMQSKHRDLVPSV; from the exons ATGCCAAGTTTAGAGGATATGATGCCACATCTCAAAGATCACAAGAAAGAAATACATTTGGATATTAAAAATCAGATAATGCCGTTTAATTTCAATAATGAAGAACTAAAGTGTGCGGTATGTGAACAAGAATTCGATGTGTTCGAAACGCTGGTCGAACATATGCATCTGCATTATAGGAACTACGTTTGCAAGAACTGCCCGGCTGGATTCATAAATGAGAAATATTATCTAGATCACATAGTGTTGCATGCAAAAGGAGAATTCAAATGTAAAGACT ATCGAGGGAAGAAAGTAACAGTacagaagaagaagatatcAAACAACCCCAAGAAACGTGAAAGAAGCAAGCATATGGATAACATAACGACCCTGTTCAACCACACCAACGCCACACCCTTGCGCTGTCAGAAAGATATTGGATACGGGTGTTGCTTCTGCGAAAAGTTTTGTGAAAAACCTGGCGAACTAAAAGAACATACAAGACAAACTCACCAATCTGATATACACAAAATTATGAGAAAGAAATCACTAAACGATTATCACGTGAAACTTGATATAACTGGCTTACAATGCAACGAATGCAGTACAAAAATAGATAATCTAGAGGACATGATGCGTCATCTTCAGGAACACAGCAAAAATATACATTGGGACATAAATAATCACATAATGCCTTTCAGTTTTGACGATGACGAATTGCGCTGTGTCATGTGTAAAGCAGAATTCAACAAATTCAAGAAATTGAATGAACACATGAACAAACATTACCGAAATCGAGTTTGCGACGTCTGCGGCGCAGGTTTCATTAATGAAAGAACTTTTCGAAAGCATTCAATCCAAGTCCATAAAAAGGGCGTTTTCGCTTGCAAATTCTGTGAAAAGGTCTTCGATACTATCGGGAAGAAAAGGTCCCACGAATCTTCTGTACATATTCACTCCCAGATGTTGAATAAATGCGGGTATTGCAACAAGAAGTTTAAATCGCACAGGAATAAAGAGAAGCATATTTCGAGTGCACACGGCGTACGTATAAAGGAAATCAAATGCAAATTGTGCGGCAAAGTCTGTCTGACCGCGAACGCTCTGCGAGTTCACACGAGACGTGACCATTTGAAGGAACGGAACTATCAATGCCATTTGTGTGATTTTTCGTCGTACGGAAACAGTTGCTTACAAAGTCACATGTTGAAACATACGGGGGTGAGGGATTTCCAATGTGACATTTGTTTGAAGTCGTACGCTAAAAAGAAGACGTTAAAGGAACATATGCGGATACATGCGGACGACAGGCGGTTTAAGTGCGAGTACTGTGGTCTAGCGTTTATACAGAAGTGTAGTTTGAAGGGGCATATGCAGTCGAAACATAGAGATTTGGTGCCCTCGGTTTAG
- the LOC138404142 gene encoding zinc finger protein 271-like, with translation MFPELLNFGNDLSVLLDCSNATPIRCRSGIGYKCCYCQQEFPDAADLKQHTFKGHDTKTRCGLIKGKYGASSLVKLDITSLTCTICYKDIDTIDNLIDHLVEYHGKNIHRDIKNYILPFKFHGEEIRCVICFTLFNKFKVLQEHMSTHFQNFICDYCNAGFVTRTILLNHIKGHDFGSYKCDYCPKTYNTQRKKKAHERLVHIHRNMLNKCGYCNEKFNRFQKKEEHLVRVHGVRSVAIECQACDKTFVSQRALRDHTKRDHLLERRHRCDVCGMMFFRQSDVRKHMVKHTGARTFQCEVCLKAYGRRNTLREHMRIHADDRRFKCEHCGQAFVQKCRKVQEDTEAKREKQKSPNKAKQEEMRKHGDNITSMFQYTNATPIRAKNDFGYACCFCAHVCQEPNLLKDHTIKNHEFDKTTFMEGKRLGDYLVKLDITHLQCNICKTDLQTLDAALTHLKEHDKPIHLDINNHIMPFNFEGECLKCVYCNVVFHKFKKLLEHMSRHYRNCVCDICGAGFINRSTFTVHYHGHKTGYFPCQHCQKVFDTKRKQRSHEMAIHVHAQKMYKCGYCNGHFSTHWQKEKHIATHHGVSLPKIQCQVCDKICLTANSLRIHMKRDHLMERRFECSVCEHRFFGAQELKEHMVKHTGIRDYKCDICLKAYGKKSTLREHIRIHADDRRFKCQHCEQAFIQKCSLNNHLRSKHGHFQH, from the exons ATGTTCCCCGAACTCCTCAATTTTGGAAACGACTTGAGCGTCTTACTCGATTGCTCCAACGCGACACCGATCAGATGTCGAAGTGGGATCGGGTACAAGTGCTGCTATTGCCAACAAGAATTCCCCGACGCTGCAGACCTCAAACAACACACTTTCAAAGGACACGACACCAAAACTAGATGCGGACTGATAAAAGGCAAATACGGAGCTTCGTCATTAGTCAAACTCGATATCACGTCCCTAACATGTACAATATGCTACAAAGATATAGACACTATAGACAATCTCATAGACCATCTAGTAGAATACCACGGAAAAAACATACACAGAGATATCAAAAACTATATATTGCCCTTTAAGTTCCACGGCGAGGAAATCCGCTGCGTCATATGTTTCACTCTGTTCAACAAATTCAAAGTCTTACAAGAGCACATGAGCACCCACTTCCAGAACTTCATATGCGACTACTGCAACGCGGGATTCGTTACTAGAACCATACTTTTGAACCATATCAAAGGTCACGACTTCGGCTCCTATAAATGTGATTACTGTCCCAAAACATATAACACTCAGCGGAAGAAAAAAGCTCATGAGAGACTTGTCCATATCCACAGGAATATGTTGAACAAGTGTGGGTACTGCAATGAAAAATTCAATAGATTTCAGAAGAAAGAGGAACATTTGGTTCGAGTGCACGGCGTACGTTCGGTTGCTATTGAGTGCCAAGCGTGCGACAAAACTTTTGTGTCTCAAAGGGCTTTGAGGGACCATACGAAGCGGGATCATTTGTTGGAACGCAGGCACAGATGCGACGTGTGCGGGATGATGTTCTTCAGACAGAGCGATGTTAGGAAGCACATGGTGAAGCATACGGGGGCGCGGACGTTTCAGTGCGAGGTGTGCCTCAAGGCGTACGGGAGGCGGAACACTCTGCGGGAACACATGCGGATACATGCGGACGACAGGCGGTTCAAGTGCGAGCACTGTGGGCAGGCGTTTGTGCAGAAGTGCA GAAAAGTCCAAGAAGATACAGAGGCCAAGAGAGAGAAACAGAAATCACCAAATAAGGCCAAACAAGAGGAAATGAGAAAACACGGGGATAACATAACCTCAATGTTCCAATACACGAATGCGACACCGATACGAGCCAAGAACGATTTCGGATACGCGTGTTGTTTTTGTGCACACGTTTGCCAAGAGCCCAATCTACTTAAAGATCATACGATAAAAAACCACGAATTTGATAAGACTACGTTCATGGAAGGCAAACGCTTAGGCGACTATTTGGTTAAGCTTGACATAACACATCTTCAGTGTAACATTTGTAAAACAGACTTACAAACTTTGGACGCAGCGTTGACCCATTTGAAGGAACATGACAAACCCATACACTTAGACATAAACAATCATATAATGCCATTCAATTTCGAAGGCGAATGCCTCAAGTGTGTGTACTGTAATGTTGTATTCCACAAGTTCAAGAAACTCCTCGAACACATGAGTCGCCATTACAGAAATTGCGTGTGCGATATTTGTGGGGCCGGATTCATAAATCGCAGCACGTTTACCGTGCATTACCACGGTCATAAAACTGGCTACTTCCCATGCCAGCACTGCCAGAAAGTTTTCGACACGAAAAGGAAGCAGAGATCTCACGAAATGGCGATTCATGTGCACGCGCAGAAAATGTACAAATGCGGGTATTGCAATGGACATTTCAGCACGCATTGGCAGAAAGAGAAACACATAGCGACCCATCATGGAGTTAGCTTACCAAAAATACAGTGTCAGGTTTGCGACAAAATTTGTTTGACCGCAAATTCGTTGAGGATACATATGAAACGGGATCATTTAATGGAAAGGCGATTCGAATGTAGTGTTTGCGAACACAGATTCTTCGGAGCTCAGGAGCTGAAGGAGCACATGGTGAAGCATACGGGTATTCGGGACTATAAATGTGATATTTGCTTGAAGGCTTATGGGAAGAAGTCTACCCTCCGGGAGCACATACGCATCCACGCGGATGACAGACGTTTCAAGTGTCAGCACTGTGAACAAGCGTTTATACAAAAGTGTAGTCTGAATAATCATTTGCGTTCCAAGCATGGACACTTTCAACACTAA